One window from the genome of Streptomyces cadmiisoli encodes:
- a CDS encoding transglycosylase SLT domain-containing protein, whose translation MSASLLRRVASPKKAFTGVAVAAAAAGMALSAAPAQAAPMASATQAQAIAKQMIPNASQYHAFSKIVQHESGWDVNATNPSSGAYGLVQALPGSKMAAAGADWKTNAKTQIKWGLDYMNSRYGSPAGAWSFWQANGWY comes from the coding sequence ATGTCCGCCTCCCTGCTCCGTCGTGTCGCTTCCCCGAAGAAGGCCTTCACGGGTGTCGCCGTCGCCGCCGCTGCCGCCGGAATGGCGCTCAGCGCCGCCCCGGCCCAGGCCGCACCCATGGCTTCCGCGACCCAGGCCCAGGCGATCGCGAAGCAGATGATCCCGAACGCCTCGCAGTACCACGCGTTCAGCAAGATCGTTCAGCATGAGAGCGGCTGGGACGTCAACGCCACCAACCCGTCCTCCGGCGCCTACGGCCTGGTCCAGGCCCTGCCGGGTTCGAAGATGGCCGCCGCCGGCGCGGACTGGAAGACCAACGCCAAGACCCAGATCAAGTGGGGTCTGGACTACATGAACTCCCGCTACGGCAGCCCCGCGGGCGCCTGGAGCTTCTGGCAGGCGAACGGCTGGTACTGA
- a CDS encoding ECF transporter S component has translation MTARSSGTPRTAPAPRTPRVRQARAVRLGPRSVAALVLVGAVGLAAFCWPFLAPPTSTIAAHAQDAPWLFAALLVLLVAVVTATISESGLGPKAVAMLGVLAATGAALRPIGAGTAGIEPMFFLMVLSGRVLGPGFGFVLGSVTMFASALLTGGVGPWMPFQMLAMGWFTMGAGLLPGPDRLRGRGELLMLAVYGFLAAFAYGTIMNLAGWPFMSALASNVAFDPDAGVPANLARFVAYCLATSLGWDLGRALVTVLLTALLGPAVLKALRRATRRAAFETPVTFDAPAP, from the coding sequence ATGACCGCCCGGTCCTCCGGCACGCCCCGGACCGCGCCCGCCCCCCGGACGCCGCGGGTGCGCCAGGCGCGGGCCGTCCGGCTCGGCCCCCGCTCGGTCGCCGCGCTCGTACTGGTCGGCGCGGTGGGCCTGGCCGCGTTCTGCTGGCCCTTCCTGGCGCCGCCGACCTCCACGATCGCGGCCCACGCGCAGGACGCCCCCTGGCTGTTCGCGGCCCTGCTGGTGCTGCTGGTCGCGGTGGTCACGGCGACGATCTCCGAGTCGGGGCTCGGCCCCAAGGCCGTGGCGATGCTGGGCGTGCTGGCGGCCACGGGCGCGGCGCTGCGGCCGATCGGTGCCGGGACGGCGGGCATCGAGCCGATGTTCTTCCTGATGGTGCTGAGCGGGCGGGTCCTCGGACCGGGCTTCGGGTTCGTCCTGGGCTCGGTGACGATGTTCGCGTCCGCGCTGCTCACCGGCGGGGTGGGGCCGTGGATGCCGTTCCAGATGCTGGCCATGGGCTGGTTCACGATGGGCGCGGGCCTGCTGCCGGGCCCGGACCGGCTGCGCGGTCGCGGCGAGCTGCTGATGCTGGCCGTCTACGGCTTCCTCGCCGCCTTCGCCTACGGCACGATCATGAATCTGGCGGGCTGGCCCTTCATGAGCGCCCTGGCCTCGAACGTCGCCTTCGACCCGGACGCCGGGGTCCCCGCCAACCTGGCCCGTTTCGTGGCCTACTGCCTGGCCACCTCGCTCGGCTGGGACCTGGGGCGCGCCCTGGTGACGGTCCTCCTGACCGCGCTGCTCGGTCCGGCGGTCCTCAAGGCGCTGCGCCGGGCCACCAGAAGGGCCGCGTTCGAGACGCCGGTCACATTCGACGCTCCCGCACCGTGA
- a CDS encoding ABC transporter ATP-binding protein, which translates to MIRFEDVSVTYDGAVEPSVRGVDFEVPEGELVLLVGPSGVGKSTLLGAVSGLVPHFTGGTLRGRVTVAGRDTRTHKPRELADVVGTVGQDPLSHFVTDTVEDELAYGMESLGLPPDVMRRRVEETLDLLGLADLRDRALATLSGGQQQRVAIGSVLTPHPSVLVLDEPTSALDPAAAEEVLAVLQRLVHDLGTTVLMAEHRLERVVQYADQVVLLPAPGAAPLLGAPADVMAGSPVYPPVVDLGRVAGWSPLPLTVRDARRRAAGLRARLDGREPRAVVPGPRPGPAPAGGDRLRNREPLETTTAPAPGTGPAPAGGDPRRGSEPVEATAGPRPGTAPTPAPAPAGGDERQGSGPLATPTAPPPGKAPARRGLLRRRTRDTPATPSSSFLAEVASLAVRRGRVPALRRVDLTVSPGETIALMGRNGAGKSTLLSALVGLVEPAAGTVRVGGAVPHRTAPRDLVRRVGLVPQEPRDLLYADTVAAECAAADTDAGAAPGTCRDLVSGLLPGITDDTHPRDLSEGQRLTLALAVVLTGRPPLLLLDEPTRGLDYAAKARLVVMLRELAADGHAIVLATHDVELAAELAHRVVLLAEGEVIADGPTADVVVSSPSFAPQVTKILAPQRWLTVAQVREALA; encoded by the coding sequence ATGATCCGCTTCGAGGACGTCTCCGTGACCTACGACGGGGCGGTCGAACCGTCCGTGCGGGGTGTCGACTTCGAGGTCCCGGAGGGCGAACTCGTCCTCCTGGTCGGTCCGTCGGGGGTCGGCAAGTCCACCCTGCTCGGCGCGGTGAGCGGGCTGGTCCCGCACTTCACCGGCGGCACGCTGCGCGGCCGGGTCACCGTCGCGGGCCGGGACACCCGTACGCACAAGCCGCGCGAGCTCGCCGACGTCGTCGGCACGGTGGGCCAGGACCCGCTGTCCCACTTCGTGACGGACACCGTGGAGGACGAACTCGCCTACGGCATGGAGTCGCTGGGCCTTCCCCCGGACGTCATGCGCCGCCGGGTCGAGGAGACGCTGGACCTGCTCGGCCTCGCCGATCTGCGCGACCGCGCGCTCGCCACTCTCTCCGGCGGCCAGCAGCAGCGCGTCGCGATCGGCTCGGTCCTCACCCCGCATCCGAGCGTGCTGGTCCTCGACGAGCCGACCTCCGCGCTGGACCCGGCCGCGGCCGAGGAGGTCCTCGCCGTTCTCCAGCGGCTCGTGCACGACCTGGGGACGACGGTGCTGATGGCCGAGCACCGCCTGGAACGGGTCGTCCAGTACGCCGACCAGGTGGTACTGCTGCCCGCCCCGGGCGCCGCCCCGCTGCTCGGCGCCCCCGCCGACGTGATGGCCGGGTCGCCGGTGTACCCGCCGGTCGTGGACCTGGGCCGGGTGGCTGGCTGGTCGCCGCTGCCGCTGACCGTGCGCGACGCCCGCCGCCGGGCCGCCGGACTGCGCGCCCGTCTGGACGGCCGGGAACCCCGCGCGGTGGTACCCGGCCCGCGACCGGGCCCGGCACCGGCGGGCGGCGACCGGCTGCGGAACCGCGAACCCCTCGAAACGACGACGGCCCCAGCGCCCGGCACGGGACCGGCCCCGGCGGGCGGCGATCCACGGCGGGGCTCCGAACCCGTCGAAGCGACCGCCGGCCCACGCCCCGGCACGGCTCCGACTCCGGCACCGGCACCGGCAGGCGGCGACGAACGGCAGGGCTCCGGACCCCTGGCAACGCCGACCGCCCCGCCGCCCGGCAAGGCCCCGGCCCGCCGCGGCCTGCTGCGCAGGCGCACCCGGGACACCCCGGCCACCCCGTCCTCCTCTTTCCTCGCCGAGGTCGCCTCCCTGGCCGTGCGCCGGGGCCGCGTCCCGGCCCTGCGCCGGGTCGACCTCACCGTCTCCCCCGGCGAGACGATCGCCCTGATGGGCCGCAACGGCGCCGGCAAGTCCACGCTGCTGTCGGCCCTGGTCGGGCTGGTCGAACCGGCCGCCGGCACGGTCCGGGTCGGTGGCGCCGTCCCGCACCGCACCGCGCCCCGCGATCTCGTACGCAGGGTGGGCCTCGTGCCGCAGGAACCGCGGGACCTGCTCTACGCCGACACCGTCGCCGCCGAGTGCGCGGCGGCGGACACCGACGCGGGCGCGGCACCGGGCACCTGCCGCGACCTGGTGAGCGGCCTCCTTCCCGGGATCACCGACGACACGCACCCGCGCGACCTCTCCGAGGGCCAGCGCCTCACGCTGGCCCTCGCCGTCGTCCTGACCGGCCGCCCCCCGCTGCTCCTGCTGGACGAGCCGACCCGCGGTCTGGACTACGCGGCGAAGGCCCGTCTGGTGGTGATGCTGCGCGAGCTGGCGGCCGACGGGCACGCGATCGTGCTCGCCACGCACGACGTCGAGCTGGCCGCCGAGCTGGCGCACCGGGTGGTGCTGCTCGCCGAGGGCGAGGTGATCGCGGACGGTCCGACGGCGGACGTGGTGGTCTCCTCCCCCTCTTTCGCACCGCAGGTCACCAAGATCCTCGCCCCGCAGCGGTGGCTCACCGTCGCCCAGGTCCGGGAGGCACTGGCATGA
- a CDS encoding CbiQ family ECF transporter T component, translating to MRSGTRGAGVGAPRGRAAGAPAPRPRRGASVHPGAWWLWSLALGTAATRTTNPLLLTLLVAVSAYVVAARRPNTPWSRSYGAFLKLALAVLAIRLVFAVALGSPIPGTHTLLTLPEVPLPDWAQGIRLGGRVTAETLVFALYDGLKLATLLICVGAANALASPSRLLKSLPGALYETGVAVVVAMTFAPHLIADVRRLRAARRLRGRPDRGVRGLAQVGLPVLEGALERSVALAAAMDARGYGRTARVPAAVRRTTAALTLCGLLGVCAGTYGLLTAQGGTYGLPVLLAGVGAALGGLWLGGRRSLRTRYRPDTWDLPAFLVAGSGAAVAALVALAAAADPAALHPGVVPLVAPTLPLWPAAAVLLGLLPAFVTPAPDRPAAPEEPS from the coding sequence ATGCGTAGCGGCACCCGCGGCGCGGGCGTCGGCGCCCCGCGGGGCCGGGCCGCCGGCGCGCCCGCGCCCCGGCCCCGGCGCGGCGCCTCCGTCCACCCCGGCGCGTGGTGGCTGTGGTCCCTGGCCCTGGGCACCGCGGCCACCCGCACCACCAATCCCCTTCTGCTCACCCTGCTCGTCGCGGTCTCCGCCTACGTGGTGGCGGCCCGGCGGCCGAACACCCCCTGGTCCCGCTCCTACGGCGCGTTCCTCAAACTGGCCCTGGCCGTCCTCGCGATCCGCCTCGTCTTCGCCGTCGCGCTGGGCTCACCCATCCCGGGCACGCACACCCTGCTCACCCTGCCCGAAGTCCCCCTCCCCGACTGGGCGCAGGGCATCCGCCTGGGCGGCCGGGTGACCGCCGAGACGCTGGTCTTCGCGCTCTACGACGGTCTGAAGCTGGCCACCCTGTTGATCTGCGTGGGCGCCGCGAACGCCCTGGCGAGCCCGTCCCGCCTGCTCAAGTCGCTGCCCGGCGCGCTGTACGAGACCGGTGTCGCGGTCGTCGTCGCCATGACGTTCGCGCCGCACCTCATCGCCGACGTCCGGCGGCTGCGCGCCGCCCGCCGGCTGCGCGGGCGCCCCGACCGCGGGGTGCGCGGCCTCGCGCAGGTCGGACTGCCCGTCCTGGAGGGCGCCCTGGAACGCTCCGTCGCCCTGGCCGCCGCGATGGACGCCCGCGGCTACGGCCGTACCGCCCGGGTGCCCGCCGCCGTCCGCCGTACGACCGCGGCCCTCACCCTGTGCGGGCTGCTCGGCGTCTGCGCGGGGACGTACGGGCTGCTGACCGCGCAGGGCGGCACGTACGGACTGCCGGTGCTGCTGGCCGGGGTCGGCGCGGCGCTCGGCGGGCTGTGGCTGGGCGGGCGCCGCTCGCTGCGCACCCGCTACCGCCCCGACACCTGGGACCTGCCCGCCTTTCTGGTCGCCGGGTCCGGTGCCGCGGTCGCCGCGCTGGTCGCGCTGGCCGCCGCCGCGGACCCGGCGGCGCTGCATCCGGGCGTGGTGCCGCTGGTCGCCCCCACTCTGCCGCTGTGGCCGGCGGCGGCCGTCCTGCTCGGCCTGCTCCCGGCGTTCGTCACCCCCGCACCCGACCGTCCCGCCGCACCCGAGGAACCCTCATGA
- a CDS encoding SCO2322 family protein, whose translation MIRRAVLLLTACLVVLAGGAGQAQAVGYRYWSFWDRDGDRWTYATQGPSLARPADGDVQGFRFSVSEDSQDSAQPRGTADFKTVCAGTPAREGHKRVALVLDFGTAADAPSGETPPPARTACARVAPDATTAEALAAVARPLRYDSAALLCAIAGYPRRGCGEQVAAGNGGSEPAAAAQGRATGAKSERDADGGGPSVGVLAGAAAVAVLGAAAVWQMRRRGDA comes from the coding sequence GTGATACGGCGGGCCGTGCTGCTCCTGACCGCGTGCCTGGTCGTCCTGGCCGGCGGCGCCGGCCAGGCCCAGGCGGTCGGGTACCGCTACTGGTCCTTCTGGGACCGCGACGGCGACCGGTGGACGTACGCCACACAGGGCCCCTCCCTCGCCCGGCCCGCCGACGGCGACGTCCAGGGTTTCCGTTTCTCGGTGAGCGAGGACTCCCAGGATTCCGCGCAGCCCCGCGGCACGGCCGACTTCAAGACCGTGTGCGCCGGGACGCCCGCGCGCGAGGGCCACAAGCGGGTGGCCCTCGTCCTCGACTTCGGCACGGCCGCGGACGCCCCGTCCGGCGAGACCCCGCCGCCCGCGCGCACGGCCTGCGCCCGCGTCGCCCCCGACGCGACGACCGCCGAGGCCCTGGCGGCCGTGGCCCGGCCGCTGCGCTACGACTCCGCCGCCCTGCTGTGCGCCATCGCGGGCTATCCGCGGCGCGGCTGCGGCGAACAGGTGGCGGCGGGCAACGGGGGCAGCGAACCGGCCGCTGCCGCGCAGGGGCGGGCGACCGGCGCGAAGAGCGAGCGGGACGCGGACGGCGGGGGGCCTTCGGTCGGCGTGCTGGCGGGAGCCGCCGCGGTGGCGGTGCTCGGCGCGGCGGCGGTGTGGCAGATGCGCCGGCGCGGGGATGCGTAG
- a CDS encoding prenyltransferase/squalene oxidase repeat-containing protein — MIARRSAAVLAATAVIGVAATPFAHAADPSPSASPSVAKPAGLYGGTDPTYDGVWRQSLALLAQDTVGVEPAAAAVDWLTGQQCASGAFAPFRADPGRACDAKTPVDTNMTAAAVQALAALGGHEAVTGKAVTWLKSAQAADGGWGYTAGGPSDANSTSLVVGALTAVGEQPRDVVKGGKSPYDALLSLSVPCDEDGGGAFAYQPDKKGALAADADATAAAVIGALGEGLAAPAAEKAADASCAEGDPTPEQAAAGGAAYLAQAVKKDGHLMSALAGAEDQPDVGNTADAVVALAAQGGAERAAKPLAWLERNGPEWAAQGGPSAYAQLVFAAHATGTDPRDFGGTDLVQRLNATGPAPRAADPSPEAESSGSETEADSDDGAGVWWIVGVGLVAGIGIGFLISGRNKGRRP, encoded by the coding sequence ATGATTGCCCGCCGCAGCGCAGCGGTCCTGGCCGCCACCGCCGTGATCGGTGTCGCCGCGACCCCGTTCGCCCACGCCGCCGACCCGTCCCCGTCGGCCTCGCCGTCCGTGGCGAAGCCCGCCGGGCTGTACGGCGGCACCGACCCGACCTACGACGGTGTCTGGCGTCAGTCGCTCGCCCTGCTCGCCCAGGACACGGTGGGCGTCGAACCGGCCGCCGCGGCGGTGGACTGGCTCACCGGCCAGCAGTGCGCGAGCGGCGCCTTCGCCCCGTTCCGCGCCGACCCCGGCAGGGCCTGTGACGCCAAGACCCCGGTCGACACCAACATGACGGCCGCCGCGGTGCAGGCCCTCGCCGCGCTCGGCGGGCACGAGGCCGTCACCGGCAAGGCCGTCACCTGGCTGAAGTCGGCTCAAGCGGCGGACGGCGGCTGGGGTTACACCGCGGGCGGACCCAGCGACGCCAACTCCACCTCCCTGGTCGTCGGCGCCCTCACCGCCGTCGGCGAGCAGCCGCGCGACGTCGTCAAGGGCGGCAAGTCCCCCTACGACGCGCTGCTCTCCCTGTCCGTCCCCTGCGACGAGGACGGCGGCGGCGCCTTCGCCTACCAGCCGGACAAGAAGGGCGCGCTGGCGGCCGACGCCGACGCGACGGCGGCTGCGGTGATCGGCGCCCTCGGCGAGGGCCTGGCCGCCCCGGCGGCGGAGAAGGCCGCCGACGCCTCGTGCGCCGAGGGCGACCCCACCCCGGAGCAGGCCGCCGCCGGCGGCGCCGCCTATCTCGCGCAGGCCGTGAAGAAGGACGGTCACCTCATGTCCGCCCTCGCCGGCGCCGAGGACCAGCCGGACGTCGGCAACACCGCCGACGCCGTCGTCGCGCTCGCCGCGCAGGGCGGCGCCGAGCGGGCCGCGAAGCCGCTGGCCTGGCTGGAGCGGAACGGCCCCGAATGGGCCGCGCAGGGCGGCCCGTCCGCCTACGCCCAACTCGTCTTCGCCGCCCACGCCACCGGCACCGACCCCCGTGACTTCGGCGGCACCGACCTGGTCCAGCGCCTCAACGCGACCGGCCCGGCGCCGCGCGCGGCCGACCCGTCCCCCGAGGCCGAGTCGTCCGGGTCCGAGACCGAGGCCGACTCGGACGACGGTGCCGGCGTGTGGTGGATCGTCGGTGTCGGCCTCGTCGCCGGTATCGGCATCGGCTTCCTGATCAGCGGCCGCAACAAGGGGCGGCGGCCGTGA
- a CDS encoding MBL fold metallo-hydrolase yields the protein MTDVTDHGAGVRSLRVPIPDNPLGHTLVYVLDTDRGPVLVDTGWDDPAAWDTLAAGLAACGTSPAGIHGVVVTHHHPDHHGLSGRVREASGAWIAMHAADVSVVRRTRETGPDRWYSYMTAKLTAAGAPEEHIAPLRTARRRTLPGLSPALPDREIVPGELLDLPGRRLRAIWTPGHTPGHVCLHLEEQHPARLPGRGRLFSGDHLLPEITPHIGLYEDPDDATVTDPLGDYLDSLERVARLAPAEVLPAHQYAFADTGARVRELLAHHEERLTGLLDLLATPLTPWQLAERMEWNRPWDRIPYGSRNIAVSEAEAHLRRLVKQGRAEAVTGTEPVEYVRV from the coding sequence ATGACGGACGTGACGGACCACGGCGCGGGCGTGCGGTCGCTGCGGGTCCCCATCCCGGACAACCCGCTCGGCCACACACTGGTGTACGTCCTCGACACCGACCGCGGCCCCGTGCTGGTCGACACCGGCTGGGACGACCCGGCGGCCTGGGACACCCTCGCCGCGGGACTGGCCGCGTGCGGCACCTCGCCGGCCGGGATCCACGGCGTGGTCGTCACCCACCACCACCCCGACCACCACGGCCTGTCGGGCCGGGTGCGCGAGGCGTCCGGTGCGTGGATCGCGATGCACGCGGCCGACGTCTCCGTGGTGCGGCGGACCCGGGAGACCGGACCCGACCGGTGGTACTCCTACATGACCGCCAAGCTGACCGCGGCCGGCGCCCCCGAGGAGCACATCGCGCCGCTGCGCACCGCCCGCCGGCGCACGCTGCCCGGCCTGTCCCCCGCCCTCCCCGACCGCGAGATCGTCCCCGGCGAACTGCTCGACCTGCCCGGCCGCCGGCTGCGCGCGATCTGGACGCCCGGCCACACACCGGGCCATGTGTGCCTGCACCTGGAGGAACAACACCCCGCGCGGCTGCCGGGCCGCGGCCGGCTGTTCTCCGGCGACCACCTGCTGCCCGAGATCACCCCGCACATCGGCCTGTACGAGGACCCGGACGACGCCACGGTCACCGACCCCCTCGGCGACTACCTCGACTCCCTGGAGCGCGTCGCCCGCCTCGCCCCCGCGGAGGTGCTCCCGGCCCACCAGTACGCGTTCGCCGACACCGGGGCCCGGGTACGGGAGTTGCTGGCCCACCACGAGGAGCGGCTGACCGGTCTGCTCGACCTGCTGGCCACCCCGCTCACCCCCTGGCAGCTCGCCGAGCGCATGGAGTGGAACCGCCCCTGGGACCGGATCCCGTACGGTTCGCGGAACATCGCCGTCTCGGAGGCGGAGGCCCATCTGCGGCGCCTGGTCAAGCAGGGCCGCGCGGAGGCGGTGACGGGGACCGAGCCGGTGGAGTACGTGCGCGTCTGA
- a CDS encoding aldehyde dehydrogenase, which produces MTELVEHGQLFIGGELTDPLGKDVIEVVSPHTEEVIGRVPHASPADVDRAVAAARRAFDDGPWPRLPLAERIAIVTRIKDGIAARHDEIARVISAENGSPYSWSVLAQSLAAMMVWDAAITVARDFTYEETRAGILGRIRVRREPVGVVAAVVPWNVPQFVAAAKLAPALLAGCTVVLKPAPESPLDAYLLGEIAQEAGLPEGVLSILPADREVSEHLVGHPGVDKISFTGSVAAGKRVMEVAARNLSRVTLELGGKSAAVVLPDADVATAVAGIVPAAWMNNGQACVAQTRILLPRSRYDEFADAFAAAASALVVGDPMDPATQVGPLVAQRQQRRSLDYIRIGQEEGAKILTGGGRPPGLDRGWYVEPTLFGDVDNSMRIAREEIFGPVICLLPYDDEADAVRIANDSDYGLSGSVWTADVERGIDVACRVRTGTYSVNTFSLDMLGPFGGYKNSGLGREFGPEGYSEYLEHKMIHLPAGWEG; this is translated from the coding sequence ATGACCGAGCTCGTGGAACACGGACAGCTGTTCATCGGCGGGGAGTTGACCGACCCCCTGGGCAAGGACGTCATCGAGGTGGTCTCGCCGCACACCGAGGAGGTCATCGGCCGGGTGCCGCACGCCTCGCCGGCGGACGTCGACCGGGCGGTCGCGGCGGCCCGGCGGGCGTTCGACGACGGCCCCTGGCCCCGGCTCCCGCTCGCGGAACGGATCGCGATCGTCACCCGGATCAAGGACGGCATCGCCGCCCGGCACGACGAGATCGCACGGGTGATCTCCGCCGAGAACGGCTCGCCGTACTCCTGGAGCGTTCTCGCGCAGTCGCTCGCCGCGATGATGGTCTGGGACGCGGCGATCACGGTCGCCCGCGACTTCACCTACGAGGAGACCCGCGCCGGAATCCTCGGGCGGATCCGTGTGCGGCGCGAACCCGTCGGCGTCGTCGCGGCCGTCGTCCCGTGGAACGTCCCGCAGTTCGTCGCCGCAGCCAAGCTCGCGCCCGCGCTGCTCGCCGGCTGCACGGTGGTGCTCAAACCGGCCCCCGAGTCGCCGCTCGACGCCTACCTGCTCGGCGAGATCGCCCAGGAGGCCGGGCTGCCCGAGGGCGTGCTGTCGATCCTCCCGGCGGACCGCGAGGTGAGCGAACACCTCGTCGGGCACCCGGGCGTCGACAAGATCTCCTTCACCGGCTCGGTCGCCGCCGGCAAGCGGGTGATGGAGGTCGCCGCGCGCAACCTCAGCCGCGTGACGCTGGAACTGGGCGGCAAGTCGGCGGCGGTCGTTCTGCCGGACGCGGACGTCGCGACCGCTGTCGCGGGGATCGTCCCGGCGGCCTGGATGAACAACGGACAGGCCTGTGTGGCGCAGACCCGCATCCTGCTGCCCCGCTCGCGCTACGACGAGTTCGCCGACGCCTTCGCGGCCGCCGCGAGCGCCCTGGTGGTCGGCGACCCGATGGACCCGGCCACTCAGGTGGGCCCGCTGGTCGCCCAGCGGCAGCAGCGGCGCAGCCTCGACTACATCCGCATCGGCCAGGAGGAGGGCGCGAAGATCCTCACCGGCGGCGGCCGCCCGCCCGGCCTCGACCGCGGCTGGTACGTGGAGCCCACGCTGTTCGGCGACGTCGACAACTCGATGCGGATCGCGCGCGAGGAGATCTTCGGCCCGGTGATCTGCCTGCTCCCGTACGACGACGAGGCCGACGCGGTGCGGATCGCGAACGACTCCGACTACGGGCTGAGCGGCAGCGTGTGGACCGCGGACGTCGAACGCGGCATCGACGTCGCGTGCAGGGTCCGTACCGGGACCTACTCGGTCAACACCTTCAGCCTCGACATGCTCGGCCCCTTCGGCGGCTACAAGAACTCCGGACTGGGCCGCGAGTTCGGCCCCGAGGGCTACTCCGAGTACCTGGAGCACAAGATGATCCACCTGCCGGCCGGCTGGGAGGGGTAG
- a CDS encoding ferredoxin, whose protein sequence is MGDRWQVEVDRSLCIGSAQCLHHAPDGFRLDAGRQSHPVDPETDANEKILAAAEGCPVEAVTISLLGSGEPVFPPEE, encoded by the coding sequence ATGGGCGACCGCTGGCAGGTCGAGGTCGACCGGTCCCTGTGCATCGGCTCCGCCCAGTGCCTCCACCACGCACCGGACGGCTTCCGTCTCGACGCGGGCCGCCAGTCCCATCCCGTCGATCCCGAGACGGACGCCAACGAGAAGATCCTCGCGGCGGCGGAGGGCTGCCCGGTGGAGGCGGTCACGATCAGCCTGCTGGGCAGCGGGGAGCCGGTGTTCCCGCCGGAGGAGTAG
- a CDS encoding TetR family transcriptional regulator, translated as MPAQAKVEVSSGRSAAPGTPPLTERQEARRRRILRASAQLASRGGFDAVQMREVAESSQVALGTLYRYFPSKVHLLVATMQDQLEHMHGTLRKKPPSGATAAERVAETLMRAFRALQREPHLADAMVRALTFADRSVSPEVDQVSRQTTVIILDAMGLDDPTPAQLSAVRVIEHTWHSALITWLSGRASIAQVKIDIETVCRLIDLTSPTDT; from the coding sequence ATGCCAGCGCAAGCCAAGGTGGAAGTCAGCAGCGGGCGGTCCGCCGCGCCCGGCACCCCGCCCCTCACGGAGCGGCAGGAGGCACGCCGCCGCCGCATCCTGCGGGCGAGCGCGCAACTGGCCAGCAGGGGCGGCTTCGACGCGGTGCAGATGCGGGAGGTCGCGGAGTCCTCCCAGGTGGCGCTGGGCACGCTCTACCGCTACTTCCCCTCCAAGGTCCATCTGCTGGTCGCCACGATGCAGGACCAGTTGGAGCACATGCACGGCACGCTGCGCAAGAAGCCGCCGTCCGGTGCGACGGCGGCCGAGCGGGTCGCGGAGACCCTGATGCGCGCGTTCCGCGCCCTTCAGCGCGAGCCCCACCTGGCCGACGCGATGGTGCGGGCGCTGACCTTCGCGGACCGCAGCGTGAGCCCGGAGGTGGACCAGGTCTCCCGGCAGACCACGGTGATCATCCTGGACGCGATGGGACTGGACGACCCGACGCCGGCCCAGCTGTCCGCCGTGCGGGTCATCGAGCACACCTGGCACTCGGCGCTGATCACCTGGCTGTCGGGCCGCGCGTCCATCGCCCAGGTCAAGATCGACATCGAGACGGTGTGCCGGCTGATCGACCTGACGTCCCCCACGGACACGTGA